The following coding sequences lie in one Paenibacillus durus ATCC 35681 genomic window:
- a CDS encoding nucleotidyltransferase family protein — MTNYQELCDRLTGIFEQSSWLGDLFERAGSLGPYPYYTGAGCLVQTVWNELTGRPPMYGISDIDIVYFDDADLSYEAENEVVERGKRLFTELPLPVDIKNQGRVHLWYPGRFGVGLTPYASLETAIDSWPTTASSLGVRKEPDGSWQVYAPFGLEDLFRLVVRPNKTLVTESAYYAKAEKWKSRWPELTVMPWEA; from the coding sequence ATGACCAACTATCAGGAGCTGTGCGACCGGCTCACCGGCATTTTTGAACAGAGCAGTTGGTTAGGGGACTTGTTCGAACGTGCGGGAAGCCTCGGTCCGTATCCGTATTATACCGGGGCGGGCTGCCTGGTGCAGACGGTCTGGAACGAGCTTACGGGCAGACCGCCGATGTACGGAATATCGGATATCGATATCGTCTATTTCGATGACGCGGATCTCAGCTATGAAGCGGAGAACGAGGTGGTGGAGCGGGGAAAGCGTCTTTTTACGGAGCTTCCTCTTCCTGTCGACATCAAGAATCAGGGCCGCGTTCACCTGTGGTATCCCGGCCGGTTCGGCGTCGGTCTTACGCCTTACGCTTCTCTGGAAACGGCGATTGACAGCTGGCCTACGACGGCTTCTTCACTTGGCGTGCGGAAGGAGCCGGACGGAAGCTGGCAGGTCTACGCGCCTTTCGGCCTGGAGGACTTATTCCGGCTGGTCGTAAGGCCGAACAAGACTCTGGTTACGGAAAGCGCGTATTACGCTAAGGCGGAGAAGTGGAAGAGCAGATGGCCGGAGCTTACTGTAATGCCTTGGGAAGCATAG
- a CDS encoding alpha/beta fold hydrolase encodes MTEYSFTMTDPLGVPIHVYEWLPEAEGPVRGILQISHGMSETAARYARFAERLNAAGYAVYAGDHRGHGKTAGRIDLLGDAGQDGFYWMHRNLLQIAAIASGRHPGIPVFLLGHSMGSFLAQKLMCSPGSERYAGYILSGSNGPRGMLRLGETLAKAQLALMGERHRSMLLNGIVFGPYNRSFSNSRTAFDWLSSDPEEVDRFVDDPFCGAICTTRFFRDFFRLLQDIHTEAVLGSLCKDKPVYLFSGEKDPVGMNGQGILRLAELYGKCGVSDLEVKLYPDGRHEMLNEKNHGQVTDDLLDWLVRHLPPGQDLLRTQ; translated from the coding sequence GTGACGGAATATTCCTTTACGATGACCGATCCTCTCGGCGTCCCGATACATGTGTACGAATGGCTGCCGGAGGCGGAAGGCCCCGTGCGGGGCATCCTTCAAATCTCGCACGGCATGTCCGAGACAGCCGCCAGATATGCCCGCTTCGCCGAGCGGTTGAACGCTGCGGGCTACGCGGTATATGCGGGGGACCACAGAGGACACGGCAAGACTGCGGGAAGAATCGACTTGCTCGGCGATGCTGGACAAGACGGCTTTTATTGGATGCACCGCAACCTTCTCCAGATTGCCGCAATCGCGTCCGGCAGACATCCGGGAATCCCTGTGTTTTTGCTCGGGCACAGCATGGGCTCTTTTCTGGCGCAGAAGCTGATGTGCTCGCCGGGGAGCGAAAGATACGCAGGCTATATTCTGAGCGGAAGCAACGGCCCCCGCGGAATGCTGCGGCTGGGAGAGACGCTCGCAAAGGCGCAGCTGGCGCTTATGGGCGAAAGGCACCGCAGCATGCTGCTGAACGGCATCGTGTTTGGCCCCTACAACCGCTCATTCTCCAACTCCCGCACCGCCTTCGATTGGCTGAGCAGCGACCCCGAGGAGGTCGACCGGTTTGTAGATGATCCGTTCTGCGGGGCGATCTGCACGACCCGTTTCTTCCGGGATTTCTTCCGGCTGCTTCAGGATATCCATACCGAAGCTGTGCTGGGTTCCTTGTGTAAGGACAAACCGGTATACTTATTCTCCGGCGAGAAGGACCCGGTCGGAATGAACGGCCAAGGAATCCTTCGGCTCGCGGAGCTGTATGGAAAATGCGGCGTCAGCGACCTGGAGGTGAAGCTGTATCCGGATGGCCGCCATGAAATGCTGAATGAAAAGAACCACGGCCAGGTTACAGACGATCTGCTCGATTGGCTGGTCCGCCATCTTCCCCCCGGGCAGGATCTCCTTCGGACGCAATAG